The following are encoded in a window of Methanococcus voltae genomic DNA:
- a CDS encoding 50S ribosomal protein L11 methyltransferase: MESEKNLKFKMESPQWHYSMLLDNERVSVFHEAIVNTITKDDIVFDLGTGSGILAMFAGKKAKKVYAIELDPITAYYTDKNIKTNDFDNIKLVEADASEYNFKDENGNKEQADVIIAEMLDTALITEPQVPVLNEIHKKGLLKENGILIPESVYNTAQVVDCRTNHIYYDEEITSKSISEEKLYSQVNFYEINDPKVSYNIEFTLLNDCNNAGLRLNTYTKLKDGLIAGATPMLNPPLIVPLNKPLKKGTYTFKISYIMGGDFENVKLSLE, encoded by the coding sequence ATGGAGTCAGAAAAAAACCTTAAATTTAAAATGGAATCGCCACAATGGCATTACAGTATGTTGTTAGATAATGAACGGGTTTCTGTATTTCACGAAGCGATAGTAAACACTATAACAAAGGATGACATCGTATTTGATTTAGGTACTGGAAGCGGTATTTTGGCAATGTTTGCAGGAAAAAAGGCTAAAAAAGTTTATGCAATAGAGTTAGACCCAATCACTGCTTATTATACTGATAAAAATATTAAAACCAATGACTTTGATAATATAAAACTTGTAGAAGCAGATGCAAGTGAATATAATTTTAAAGACGAAAACGGGAATAAAGAACAAGCCGATGTCATAATCGCTGAAATGTTGGATACTGCTTTAATAACTGAACCACAAGTCCCAGTTTTAAATGAAATTCATAAAAAAGGACTTTTAAAAGAAAATGGTATTTTAATCCCCGAATCTGTTTATAATACTGCACAAGTTGTAGATTGTAGGACGAATCACATTTATTACGATGAGGAAATTACTTCGAAATCAATTTCTGAAGAGAAACTTTATAGTCAGGTTAATTTCTATGAAATAAATGACCCGAAGGTATCTTATAACATTGAATTTACATTGCTTAACGATTGTAATAATGCAGGTTTAAGGCTAAACACCTATACTAAACTAAAAGATGGGCTTATTGCAGGTGCCACACCTATGTTAAATCCACCTTTGATAGTTCCATTAAATAAACCCCTTAAAAAAGGTACTTACACATTTAAAATCTCTTATATTATGGGGGGAGACTTTGAAAATGTAAAATTGAGTTTGGAATAA
- the speB gene encoding agmatinase: MYFEDLSQFICAYEEFETADFVIFGIPYDSTTSYKPGARFGPDEVRKSSWGLETYSPNLDLDLIDAKVHDAKNVDIDGCQSEVIERTYKSTKYLLEHKKIPVMIGGEHSVSYPVIKAVSEEYEDIIVVHFDAHCDLRDEYHNNPQSHACVIKQSLNHVQNVFQFGIRSGDADEWEFARNDERITISQDLPTVEDVKKIAELNKPIYITVDIDVLDPAFAPGTGTPEPCGFSTKELINSLYLFKDIFDKVVGFDVVEVSPPYDLSGITSIAASKILREMILMKNEKN, from the coding sequence TTGTATTTTGAAGATTTATCTCAGTTTATTTGTGCATATGAAGAATTTGAAACAGCAGATTTTGTAATTTTTGGAATTCCATACGATTCCACAACTTCGTATAAGCCAGGTGCTAGATTTGGACCCGATGAAGTTAGGAAATCTTCTTGGGGTCTTGAAACTTACAGCCCTAATTTAGATTTGGATTTAATAGATGCAAAAGTTCACGATGCTAAAAATGTTGATATTGATGGATGTCAGTCTGAAGTAATAGAAAGAACATATAAATCCACCAAATATTTGCTTGAGCATAAAAAAATACCGGTAATGATTGGAGGGGAGCATTCTGTAAGTTATCCTGTAATAAAAGCAGTTAGTGAAGAATATGAAGATATTATCGTCGTACATTTTGATGCACATTGCGATTTAAGAGACGAATATCATAATAATCCTCAATCCCACGCTTGTGTAATAAAACAAAGCCTTAATCACGTGCAAAATGTGTTTCAATTTGGTATTAGAAGTGGAGATGCGGATGAATGGGAATTCGCAAGAAATGACGAACGTATAACTATATCTCAAGACTTACCAACTGTTGAAGATGTTAAAAAAATCGCAGAATTGAATAAACCAATCTACATAACCGTAGATATCGATGTCTTAGACCCTGCATTTGCTCCAGGTACGGGCACTCCAGAACCTTGCGGATTTTCTACAAAAGAACTAATAAATTCGCTATATTTATTTAAGGATATTTTCGATAAAGTTGTTGGTTTTGATGTTGTTGAAGTTTCACCACCTTATGACCTTAGTGGGATTACGTCAATAGCTGCATCTAAAATATTGCGTGAAATGATATTAATGAAAAACGAAAAGAACTAA
- a CDS encoding pyruvoyl-dependent arginine decarboxylase, translated as MMQSSAIHSPFNAPNTISLVAGEGDAEIALNAFDMCLIQSGIANVNLIRISSIMPPKAEVIPLPKLPMGSLVPTAYGYQMSDVKGETVAASISVAIPKDKELCGLIMEYECVGGKKEAEDTVREMAKEGFEMRGWEIDEIISIAAEHTVEKVGCAFAAAALWYK; from the coding sequence ATGATGCAATCAAGTGCAATACACTCCCCATTCAACGCCCCAAATACTATCTCATTAGTAGCTGGCGAAGGAGACGCTGAAATAGCTTTAAACGCTTTCGATATGTGCCTTATACAGTCAGGTATCGCAAACGTTAACTTAATAAGAATTAGTAGTATTATGCCCCCAAAAGCTGAGGTAATACCATTACCTAAACTCCCAATGGGTTCATTAGTACCAACAGCATATGGATATCAAATGAGTGATGTTAAAGGAGAAACAGTTGCTGCATCCATTAGCGTTGCTATACCAAAAGATAAAGAATTATGCGGTTTAATTATGGAATATGAATGTGTTGGTGGCAAAAAAGAAGCTGAAGACACAGTTAGAGAAATGGCAAAAGAAGGCTTTGAAATGAGAGGCTGGGAAATTGATGAAATTATATCAATTGCTGCTGAACATACCGTCGAAAAAGTAGGATGTGCATTTGCTGCCGCTGCTTTATGGTACAAATAA
- the serA gene encoding phosphoglycerate dehydrogenase, producing the protein MSKILITDALHENAVDILKAAGDVEVATGLSVEELKEKIKDADVLVIRSGTKATKEIIDASENLKVIARAGVGVDNVDINAATEKGIIVLNAPDASSISVAELLFGMMLSAVRNIPQATASLKRGEWDRKSFKGLEVYGKTLGVVGLGRIGQQVAKRAQAFGMQVVAYDPYIPEDVANSLGIELLSVNDLCQTSDFITLHVPLTPKTKHMIAKEQLDLMKPNTIIMNCARGGLIDEEALYNALKVNQIRGAALDVFEQEPPKGNPLLELDNVIGTPHQGASTEEAQISAGTIVARQAIKILKGESAENVVNLPMLPSEKMNKIKPYMILAEKMGLMAIQLLDHTIDNIEITYLGELATEKTEMIKRSFLRGILSPILLAGVNLVNAPVVAKNRNIKISEGTMKENQYGNALKIVAKGNNDEISIIGNIVDGEVVFRKINGYDIDVKPEGDLCVIRHIDRPGMVGKVGVLLGEYGINIAKMQVGRKEPGGHSIMILDVDHTISEDVMSKLKEMDNVRTAKMVTL; encoded by the coding sequence ATGTCAAAAATCCTAATTACTGACGCTTTACACGAAAATGCAGTGGATATTTTAAAAGCTGCTGGCGATGTTGAAGTGGCAACCGGATTATCTGTAGAAGAATTAAAGGAAAAAATTAAAGATGCAGACGTTTTGGTTATCAGAAGTGGTACAAAAGCCACAAAAGAAATCATCGACGCAAGTGAAAACTTAAAAGTTATTGCAAGAGCTGGTGTAGGTGTAGATAATGTTGATATAAACGCAGCAACCGAAAAAGGTATTATTGTGTTGAATGCACCAGACGCATCTTCAATATCTGTAGCAGAGCTCTTATTTGGTATGATGTTATCTGCTGTAAGAAACATACCTCAAGCTACCGCATCATTAAAAAGAGGCGAATGGGATAGAAAATCCTTTAAAGGTCTCGAAGTTTACGGAAAAACATTGGGTGTTGTAGGGCTCGGTAGAATCGGTCAGCAAGTTGCAAAAAGAGCACAAGCTTTTGGTATGCAAGTAGTAGCTTATGACCCATACATTCCTGAAGACGTTGCGAACTCTTTAGGCATTGAGTTATTAAGTGTAAATGATTTATGCCAAACAAGTGATTTTATAACCTTACACGTTCCATTAACTCCTAAAACAAAGCATATGATTGCTAAGGAACAATTAGACCTTATGAAACCTAATACAATTATTATGAATTGTGCAAGAGGCGGTTTAATTGATGAAGAAGCATTATACAACGCTTTAAAAGTTAATCAAATTAGGGGCGCTGCTTTAGATGTATTTGAGCAAGAACCGCCTAAAGGAAACCCTCTTTTAGAATTGGACAATGTAATTGGTACTCCACACCAAGGGGCTTCAACAGAAGAGGCACAAATAAGTGCAGGTACAATAGTAGCAAGACAAGCTATAAAGATTTTAAAAGGAGAATCTGCTGAAAACGTGGTAAATTTACCAATGTTGCCATCAGAAAAAATGAATAAAATTAAACCATATATGATTTTAGCTGAAAAAATGGGTTTAATGGCTATTCAATTATTAGATCATACCATAGATAATATTGAAATTACCTATTTGGGTGAATTAGCAACTGAAAAAACTGAAATGATTAAAAGGTCATTTTTAAGAGGTATATTATCACCTATCCTATTAGCTGGCGTAAACTTAGTAAATGCACCAGTCGTTGCTAAAAACAGGAATATTAAGATTTCTGAAGGTACTATGAAAGAAAACCAATATGGAAATGCGTTAAAAATTGTTGCAAAAGGTAATAATGACGAAATTTCAATTATCGGTAATATTGTAGATGGAGAAGTCGTATTTAGAAAAATTAATGGATATGACATTGACGTTAAACCAGAAGGCGATTTATGCGTAATAAGGCACATTGACAGACCAGGAATGGTTGGAAAAGTTGGTGTTTTACTTGGAGAGTACGGCATTAACATTGCAAAGATGCAAGTGGGTAGAAAAGAGCCTGGGGGTCATAGTATAATGATTTTAGATGTTGACCATACAATCTCTGAAGATGTAATGTCAAAATTAAAAGAAATGGACAATGTAAGAACTGCAAAAATGGTTACTTTATAA
- a CDS encoding IGHMBP2 family helicase — MDLKSCYSENFKKLIKKERDYEINFHRNEIKKMGEKREKTGRAILNLNGKIIKQIFNEKIVRYGRKKKFEKIDISVGDVILISKGNPLLSDFYGNVIAIGSNHIDVSVESVPKWALKDVRIDLYVNDVTFKRMVKALEKFEITRKKIANIIINIEKPKYCSIDEKTLKYLDLKNDINLSTINTKNTENTEKLTTEIIENFEYCDNNLNYFQKEAVISALTSNDLYLVHGPPGTGKTRTITEIIIQESKRGNSVIATADSNTAVDNILENLAKAPKIAKKLKITYDAKYNPKNNFKNNPKKDNIRKNGLEKLKIVRIGHPSRISKELIDYSLHSKITKHELYIKIVKLRELLEREYLKRKDMPSPDPKFRRGLTNDDIVLYAKLKQRIRGIPPQKIEEMALWVKCNEKIAKIKDKIVKTEKQIICDIIENSDVVLATNSMAGSEYLEDFEFNVGVIDECSQSMEPSTLITALKCDKIIMAGDHKQLPPTVLSDELELKNTLFERMIKKNKDFSQILKIQYRMNDKIMGFSNGLFYNNQLVSDNSVKNQVLSDLNPNLDLNLELGSIMEGLFNDNPLVLINISGNEKRDDFKSYYNTSELKIVDIIVDNYLKNDLPISVISPYDAQVKKIKEMLSKYETDEIEDNEIINGRNVNVKVKSIDGYQGRENEIIVVSFVRSEKIGFLSDLRRLNVALTRAKRKLILVGNFDFLTSNSTYSDLYDYMVENNANVINIV, encoded by the coding sequence ATGGATTTAAAAAGTTGTTATTCGGAAAATTTTAAAAAACTAATTAAAAAAGAGCGAGATTATGAAATAAATTTCCATAGAAATGAAATTAAAAAAATGGGTGAAAAAAGGGAAAAAACCGGTCGTGCAATATTAAATTTAAATGGAAAAATTATAAAACAGATTTTTAATGAAAAAATTGTGCGATACGGTCGAAAAAAGAAATTTGAAAAAATTGATATTTCCGTTGGTGATGTAATACTTATTAGCAAAGGCAATCCACTTTTAAGCGATTTTTATGGCAATGTGATTGCAATAGGTAGTAATCATATTGACGTTAGTGTCGAAAGTGTACCAAAATGGGCTTTAAAAGATGTTAGAATTGACCTTTATGTTAATGATGTAACGTTTAAACGAATGGTTAAAGCACTTGAAAAGTTTGAAATAACAAGAAAAAAAATCGCAAACATTATTATCAATATTGAAAAGCCAAAATACTGCTCAATTGATGAAAAAACATTAAAATATTTAGATTTAAAGAATGATATCAATTTATCGACTATCAATACTAAAAATACGGAAAATACTGAAAAATTAACAACTGAAATTATTGAAAATTTTGAATATTGTGATAATAATTTAAATTATTTTCAAAAAGAAGCAGTGATTAGTGCTTTAACGTCTAATGATTTATATCTTGTTCACGGCCCCCCGGGAACTGGTAAGACCCGTACGATTACAGAAATAATTATACAAGAATCTAAACGGGGAAATAGCGTTATTGCAACCGCTGATTCAAATACGGCGGTTGACAATATACTTGAAAATTTGGCAAAAGCTCCAAAGATTGCTAAAAAATTAAAGATAACATATGATGCGAAATATAACCCTAAAAATAATTTTAAAAATAATCCTAAAAAAGATAATATCAGAAAAAACGGACTTGAAAAATTAAAAATTGTTAGAATTGGGCACCCTTCGAGAATTTCAAAAGAATTAATTGATTACTCGTTGCATTCCAAAATAACAAAACACGAATTATATATTAAAATTGTAAAATTAAGGGAACTATTAGAGCGAGAATATCTAAAAAGAAAAGATATGCCAAGTCCTGACCCAAAATTTAGACGTGGGCTTACTAATGATGATATAGTATTGTATGCCAAATTAAAACAGCGTATAAGAGGAATTCCACCTCAAAAAATTGAAGAAATGGCATTATGGGTAAAATGTAATGAAAAAATCGCAAAAATCAAAGATAAAATTGTAAAAACTGAAAAACAGATAATCTGTGATATAATTGAAAACTCTGATGTAGTTCTTGCCACTAATTCAATGGCCGGAAGTGAGTATTTAGAAGATTTTGAATTTAATGTTGGCGTTATTGACGAATGTAGTCAATCGATGGAACCTTCCACATTGATTACTGCTTTAAAATGTGATAAGATCATAATGGCAGGAGACCATAAACAATTACCGCCCACAGTACTTTCTGATGAATTAGAATTGAAAAATACATTATTTGAAAGAATGATTAAGAAAAATAAGGATTTTTCACAAATTTTAAAAATACAATATCGTATGAATGATAAAATAATGGGCTTTTCAAATGGGTTATTTTATAATAATCAGCTTGTTAGTGATAATTCCGTTAAAAACCAAGTTTTAAGTGATTTAAATCCAAATTTAGATTTGAATTTAGAATTAGGTTCAATTATGGAAGGATTATTTAATGATAATCCGCTTGTATTAATTAATATATCAGGTAATGAAAAGCGAGATGACTTTAAATCATATTATAATACTTCAGAATTAAAAATCGTTGACATAATCGTTGATAACTACTTAAAAAATGATTTACCAATTAGTGTTATAAGCCCATATGATGCACAGGTTAAAAAAATAAAAGAAATGTTATCAAAATATGAAACTGATGAGATTGAAGATAATGAAATAATCAATGGTCGAAACGTTAACGTTAAAGTAAAATCTATAGATGGATACCAAGGTCGTGAAAATGAGATAATAGTTGTATCTTTTGTAAGGAGTGAAAAAATAGGGTTTTTATCAGATTTAAGGAGATTAAATGTTGCATTAACACGTGCAAAACGTAAGCTTATACTTGTGGGTAATTTCGATTTCTTGACGTCCAATAGCACTTATTCGGACTTATATGATTATATGGTGGAAAATAACGCAAATGTAATTAACATTGTATAA
- the speD gene encoding adenosylmethionine decarboxylase has product MKQLGKHIILELWGCEKEALDDQPGIEKMLVDAVKACGATLICVKTHKFSPQGVTGVAVLAESHISIHTWPELGYAAMDVFTCGAHVEPEDSITTLKEFLKPSHIDVMDIKRGNIVE; this is encoded by the coding sequence TTGAAACAGTTAGGGAAACACATCATCCTCGAACTTTGGGGATGCGAGAAGGAAGCTCTGGATGACCAGCCAGGTATTGAGAAAATGTTAGTTGATGCAGTTAAAGCTTGTGGAGCTACATTAATATGTGTAAAAACACACAAATTTTCACCACAAGGTGTTACCGGTGTTGCAGTACTTGCAGAAAGCCATATTAGTATACACACATGGCCAGAATTAGGCTATGCGGCTATGGATGTATTTACCTGTGGCGCACACGTTGAACCAGAAGATTCTATCACCACGTTAAAAGAATTCTTAAAACCTAGCCATATTGATGTAATGGACATTAAAAGAGGAAATATCGTAGAATAA
- a CDS encoding phosphopantothenoylcysteine decarboxylase has protein sequence MYGNLIHPTKSLKYEKSKLLDGKTILVAITSSIAAIESPKLMRELIRHGADVECIYTPETEKIIGKDALIFGCGNQIYDTITGNIEHVGLYHHCDAMVIYPATANIISKINLRIADNIVSTTATMFFNKKPMVIVPAMHQNMIDTVWKHVKQLSNEDKVYITNSKMEEEKAKVLSVYEISKYVIDVFKEEAENNENNETTEKNEYSQKITNSNDFNKLEKLKTGIGLEDSKIELNPDIALKSKIKPKKDVLILGGSTVEFIDKVRVISNLSSGKTAKSLAEAFCKEGHNVKVIMGSGIDMPYYIETIKTTTADNMLKEALEYGKNADIIISCAAISDYTPVDEVNGKISSDLDEKTIKLVKTPKVIYELKKNYPDKIIIGYKAEYDLKKPELMEKALDRLYKYGIDVIIANDLSKHYFGDDYNDVLVIDKYNTNGINLKGSKQEIALKIVDYISKFL, from the coding sequence ATGTATGGTAATTTAATACACCCAACAAAATCCCTAAAATACGAAAAGTCAAAGCTTTTAGATGGTAAAACCATATTGGTAGCTATTACGTCATCAATTGCCGCTATAGAATCCCCTAAGTTAATGAGGGAGCTAATAAGACACGGTGCCGATGTAGAATGTATCTACACTCCAGAAACTGAAAAAATAATTGGAAAAGATGCACTAATTTTTGGTTGCGGAAATCAGATTTATGATACTATTACAGGAAATATCGAGCACGTAGGTTTATATCATCATTGCGACGCAATGGTAATTTACCCCGCTACTGCGAATATTATAAGCAAAATAAACTTAAGAATCGCAGATAATATCGTTAGTACAACAGCAACTATGTTTTTTAATAAAAAACCGATGGTAATCGTACCGGCAATGCACCAAAATATGATTGATACAGTATGGAAACACGTCAAGCAATTAAGCAATGAAGATAAAGTATATATTACAAACTCAAAAATGGAAGAAGAAAAGGCTAAAGTTTTATCAGTCTATGAAATTTCTAAGTACGTAATAGACGTTTTCAAAGAAGAAGCGGAAAACAACGAAAACAACGAAACCACTGAAAAAAACGAATATAGTCAAAAAATCACAAATTCAAATGATTTTAATAAATTGGAAAAATTAAAAACCGGTATTGGATTAGAAGATTCTAAAATCGAATTAAATCCAGATATTGCATTAAAATCCAAAATAAAACCTAAAAAAGATGTTTTAATATTGGGCGGTAGTACAGTAGAATTTATCGATAAAGTAAGGGTAATTTCAAACTTATCCTCGGGTAAAACTGCTAAATCGTTGGCAGAAGCATTTTGTAAGGAAGGACACAACGTAAAAGTAATAATGGGTAGTGGTATTGATATGCCTTATTATATAGAAACTATAAAAACTACTACTGCAGATAATATGCTTAAAGAAGCTTTAGAATACGGAAAAAATGCTGATATAATTATATCCTGTGCGGCAATATCGGATTATACGCCAGTCGATGAAGTAAATGGTAAAATAAGTTCTGATTTAGATGAAAAAACCATAAAGCTTGTTAAAACTCCAAAAGTAATTTATGAATTAAAAAAGAATTATCCTGATAAAATAATAATCGGTTATAAAGCAGAATATGACTTAAAAAAGCCTGAATTAATGGAAAAAGCACTTGATAGACTTTATAAATACGGAATAGATGTAATTATTGCAAATGACCTTTCAAAACATTATTTTGGCGATGATTACAATGACGTTTTAGTTATTGACAAGTATAATACAAATGGTATAAATTTAAAAGGTTCTAAGCAAGAAATTGCTTTAAAAATTGTAGATTATATTTCTAAATTTTTATAG
- the speE gene encoding polyamine aminopropyltransferase, whose translation MKFDAWYTEPQTENLSLSTKIKDILYVGKSEYQEIQVIDTYEYGKTLILENTYQTTERDEFIYHELISHPALFTHGNPKNVLVIGGGDGGTVREVLKHETVENVDFVELDGMVIEACKKYMPTLSCKIDDEKVNVIITDGIKYVADVAKTEKRYDVIIVDCPDPVGPAAGLFEMEFYNNLYKCLTDDGVMVQQTESPLLHESLISKIKGHLQDAGFGFIRPMVCSIPTYPSGFWSFTLASKQNSPLETETAEIVAKMEKYGMETKYYDEEVHKGVFLAIPKFLK comes from the coding sequence ATGAAGTTTGACGCATGGTATACAGAACCACAAACTGAAAATTTGAGTTTATCCACAAAAATTAAAGATATATTATATGTTGGAAAATCAGAATATCAAGAAATTCAGGTTATAGACACTTACGAATACGGAAAAACCTTGATATTAGAAAACACTTACCAAACGACAGAAAGGGACGAGTTTATCTATCACGAATTAATATCCCACCCTGCATTATTTACACACGGCAACCCTAAAAATGTGCTTGTAATCGGTGGCGGAGATGGCGGAACAGTTCGTGAAGTTTTAAAACACGAAACCGTTGAAAATGTTGATTTTGTGGAATTAGATGGTATGGTTATTGAAGCTTGTAAAAAGTACATGCCTACCCTAAGTTGCAAAATTGACGACGAAAAAGTGAACGTTATCATAACAGACGGTATTAAATATGTTGCGGACGTTGCTAAAACAGAAAAACGGTACGATGTAATTATTGTAGATTGTCCTGACCCAGTTGGACCAGCAGCAGGTTTATTTGAGATGGAATTTTACAATAACTTATACAAATGTTTAACTGACGATGGAGTTATGGTTCAGCAAACAGAAAGCCCATTATTACACGAAAGTCTTATTTCCAAAATTAAAGGACACTTGCAAGATGCAGGATTTGGATTTATAAGACCGATGGTATGTTCAATTCCTACATACCCGAGTGGATTTTGGAGTTTCACATTGGCATCAAAACAAAACAGTCCGTTAGAAACTGAAACGGCTGAAATTGTTGCTAAAATGGAAAAATACGGTATGGAAACTAAATACTATGATGAAGAAGTGCATAAAGGAGTATTTTTAGCTATACCAAAATTCTTAAAATAA